Proteins found in one Triticum aestivum cultivar Chinese Spring chromosome 4D, IWGSC CS RefSeq v2.1, whole genome shotgun sequence genomic segment:
- the LOC123098656 gene encoding uncharacterized protein — protein sequence MSAVVAQDVAPPIEAASAAEVEWAACACCGLREECTAAYAAGVRAQYAGRWLCGLCGDAVGEELAAAGAGGGGSATAEVEAAIARHAAFCRSSPAAAERLIAAVRRLLRSQSGRKPKAVVVLEFQEA from the coding sequence ATGTCGGCGGTGGTTGCGCAGGACGTGGCGCCGCCCATCGAGGCTGCCTCGGCGGCCGAGGTGGAGTGGGCGGCGTGCGCGTGCTGCGGGCTCAGGGAGGAGTGCACTGCGGCGTACGCGGCCGGCGTGCGCGCGCAGTACGCCGGGCGGTGGCTGTGCGGCCTATGCGGCGACGCCGTGGGCGAGGAGCTCGCCGCGGCTGGCGCCGGCGGAGGAGGATCGGCCACGGCGGAGGTAGAGGCGGCGATCGCGAGGCATGCGGCCTTCTGCCGGTCGTCGCCCGCAGCGGCCGAGCGGCTCATCGCCGCGGTGCGGCGGCTGCTCCGCAGCCAGAGCGGGAGGAAGCCGAAGGCCGTGGTGGTGCTCGAGTTCCAGGAGGCCTGA